The genomic DNA CGGCAGAGCAGACGCTTCCCCGCATCCTGCTTGAGGTCAATGGTGACACCGCGCTTGTTGGCGTTGAGCATGGCCAACGGCACCAAGCCGCCGCGCACGTCGGCACGCCGCCGCAGGGGCTCGCCCTGGGGCGGTTCGATCTTGATCACCTCGGCGCCCGCCTTGGCGGCGAGAAATCCGGCATAGGGACCCTGATAGATTTGGCCCAGGTCGAGCACCACGAGGCCTGTTAGGGGTAGCTCCGTTGTTATCATGGCAAGGGTTTCCGCATCCACAGTCTGACCCATCATGACCTAAAGCGCTGGGTCACCGCAACAACCCTTGCCGTAGCCACGCCTCCGTCCTATGACTGGTCACGACCGTTGCCAAAAGCCGAG from Alphaproteobacteria bacterium includes the following:
- a CDS encoding CoA transferase yields the protein MGQTVDAETLAMITTELPLTGLVVLDLGQIYQGPYAGFLAAKAGAEVIKIEPPQGEPLRRRADVRGGLVPLAMLNANKRGVTIDLKQDAGKRLLCR